Proteins from a genomic interval of Erwinia sp. SLM-02:
- a CDS encoding glycoside hydrolase family 19 protein: MNQSQFQRAAGISAGLAAHWFPHIDAAMTEFGINSPTAKAMFIAQVGHESSGFNATRENFNYSVQALIVTFVPKRLTKDQALTLGRKPGESALPVERQKAIANLVYQKRFGNNLPGDGWKYRGGGLIQTTFLDNYRATGNAIKVDLVSQPELLELEQNAARSAAWFFVSKGCMNWLHSIENVTRIINGGTNGLDDRKARLNLAKSILV; encoded by the coding sequence ATGAACCAATCACAATTTCAACGGGCGGCTGGCATCAGCGCCGGGTTAGCTGCGCACTGGTTTCCGCATATTGATGCAGCGATGACCGAGTTTGGCATTAACAGCCCAACGGCGAAGGCGATGTTTATTGCACAGGTGGGGCATGAGTCGAGCGGATTTAATGCCACGCGTGAGAACTTTAATTACAGCGTGCAGGCTTTGATCGTCACGTTCGTTCCAAAGCGACTAACTAAAGACCAGGCGTTAACGCTGGGCCGAAAGCCCGGTGAAAGCGCTTTGCCAGTTGAGCGACAGAAAGCCATTGCGAATCTGGTGTATCAGAAGCGATTCGGCAACAACCTGCCGGGTGATGGCTGGAAGTATCGCGGCGGCGGACTGATTCAGACAACGTTCCTGGACAATTACCGCGCCACTGGCAACGCCATAAAGGTTGATCTTGTCAGCCAGCCGGAACTGCTTGAACTGGAGCAAAACGCTGCCCGTAGCGCTGCATGGTTCTTCGTTTCGAAAGGCTGCATGAACTGGCTGCACAGTATCGAAAACGTAACCCGGATTATTAACGGTGGGACTAACGGCCTTGATGACCGCAAAGCTCGCCTCAACCTGGCAAAAAGCATTCTCGTATAA
- a CDS encoding entericidin A/B family lipoprotein, whose protein sequence is MKKLLLSVLSVVVLSSVLTACNTTRGVGEDISAGGKAIQKSTQ, encoded by the coding sequence ATGAAAAAATTACTTTTATCCGTCCTCTCTGTCGTTGTTCTTTCTTCTGTATTAACTGCCTGCAACACCACTCGCGGGGTTGGAGAAGATATCTCAGCAGGCGGTAAAGCAATTCAGAAAAGCACTCAGTAA
- a CDS encoding DUF2560 family protein, translating to MTEITTEQTNQLELLATLSYDTAATKVAVAFIQNDSFKHRLFIQQYNRVYGEAELVARATKAVQESVEALAVISNTTFAE from the coding sequence ATGACTGAAATTACCACTGAACAGACCAACCAGCTGGAGCTACTTGCCACTCTGAGCTATGACACTGCAGCAACAAAGGTGGCTGTAGCATTCATCCAGAATGACTCGTTCAAACATCGCCTGTTCATCCAGCAGTACAACCGTGTATATGGCGAGGCTGAGCTGGTAGCGCGTGCCACGAAGGCAGTGCAGGAATCGGTCGAAGCACTGGCAGTCATCAGTAACACCACCTTCGCAGAGTGA
- a CDS encoding DUF1441 family protein, with protein sequence MSNVSNLGDAYNWSVARIAEAFGLNRATVKKRLMDARIPVAGTVKNNPVYALRDVGPALFASASNDDSESIHDPSLMDPKSRKDWFQSENERVKLESTLKQLVPAEDVHREMALIAKAVIQVLDTWPDKLERDRGWSPEQIEEAQSVIDEMRDVLSSEVSSENTEEESVR encoded by the coding sequence ATGTCCAATGTCAGCAATCTCGGGGACGCTTATAACTGGAGCGTGGCCAGAATTGCTGAAGCATTCGGACTCAACCGCGCCACAGTTAAGAAGCGACTGATGGATGCCAGAATCCCTGTTGCTGGCACAGTAAAAAATAACCCTGTCTATGCGCTGCGTGATGTTGGCCCTGCATTGTTTGCTTCGGCCAGCAATGACGATAGCGAGAGTATTCATGATCCATCCCTGATGGACCCCAAATCCCGCAAGGACTGGTTTCAGTCTGAGAATGAGCGTGTGAAGCTGGAATCCACGCTGAAACAGCTTGTGCCCGCTGAAGATGTTCATCGAGAAATGGCGCTGATTGCCAAAGCTGTTATTCAGGTTCTGGATACCTGGCCCGACAAGCTGGAGCGGGACCGGGGGTGGTCACCGGAACAGATTGAGGAAGCGCAGAGTGTGATCGACGAAATGCGCGATGTGTTGTCCAGTGAAGTCAGTAGCGAAAATACTGAAGAGGAATCCGTCCGATGA
- a CDS encoding phage terminase large subunit family protein, producing MTYASASAIRRDIAELLRAPRRMPVAEAVTRYMRVPLGGGSSLPWDATLTPYIVEAMNCLSSRNYDAVVFVGPARTGKTIGLIDGWIVYTVVCDPADFLLIQMTEEKAREHSKKRLDRTFRCSPEVARRLSPRTNDNNVHDKTFRAGNYLKIGWPSVNIMSSSDYRFVALTDYDRWPDDIDGEGDGFSLASKRTTTFMSSGMTLVESSPGREITNSKWQRKSPHEAPPATGICSLYNSGDRRRWYWPCPHCSNWFQPSMSAVSGYRDNPDPVAASESAYVKCPHCEGRINPKQKRELNQRGAWLRDGQTINAEGQVSGEGARSRIASFWMEGPAAAYQTWAQLTYKLLVAEREYEATGSEEKLKAVINTDWGLPYLPRSATETRKSETLMARAEHIPRRTVQDGVHFLVATVDVQGGRNRRFVVQVVGYGENGERWIVDRYNIRHSMRGGPDGESLPIDPAGYPEDWNLLRTDVLDKSWPMSSNPAATMTVMAMAVDSGGEDGVTDNAYKFWRQCRQDGLRKRVYLFKGDSSSRAQLITKKLPDNTGRSNRRAEARGDVPLYLLQTNQLKDRINNALQRDVPGPNYVHFPDWLGGWFYDELTYEERGIDGKWQKPGKGANEAFDLMVYAHALVILRGYERISWDTPPEWARRGAWVEAAPQVAGEVSLPLAPAPDKKKPQRQKASAEDNPWSTSGGWV from the coding sequence ATGACTTACGCATCAGCCAGCGCTATCCGGCGTGATATAGCCGAACTGCTGAGAGCGCCGCGTCGTATGCCCGTGGCCGAAGCTGTAACCCGTTATATGCGTGTCCCTCTTGGTGGAGGAAGTTCGCTACCCTGGGATGCCACGTTGACGCCGTATATTGTTGAGGCAATGAACTGCCTTTCGTCGCGTAACTATGATGCAGTGGTGTTCGTGGGTCCGGCGCGAACGGGCAAAACCATCGGTCTGATTGATGGCTGGATAGTGTACACGGTGGTCTGCGACCCGGCAGATTTCCTGCTTATACAGATGACTGAAGAAAAAGCGCGTGAGCACTCTAAAAAGCGACTGGATCGTACGTTCCGGTGTAGCCCTGAGGTTGCCAGGCGCCTCAGTCCACGCACCAACGACAATAACGTCCACGATAAAACGTTCAGGGCGGGCAACTACCTAAAGATTGGATGGCCGTCAGTCAACATCATGTCATCTTCTGATTACCGGTTTGTAGCGCTGACGGACTATGACCGCTGGCCGGATGATATTGACGGTGAAGGGGATGGATTCTCGCTGGCATCAAAGCGAACCACAACTTTTATGTCATCAGGTATGACGCTGGTTGAGAGTAGCCCTGGCCGCGAGATAACGAACAGCAAATGGCAGCGTAAATCTCCGCATGAAGCGCCACCGGCGACGGGTATCTGTTCGCTTTACAACAGTGGTGATCGCAGGCGCTGGTACTGGCCATGTCCTCATTGCAGTAACTGGTTTCAGCCCTCAATGAGCGCGGTATCTGGTTATCGGGATAATCCTGATCCCGTGGCGGCCAGTGAGTCAGCTTATGTCAAATGTCCGCACTGCGAGGGAAGAATAAATCCAAAGCAGAAGCGAGAGCTTAATCAGCGTGGCGCGTGGCTTCGTGATGGCCAGACTATCAACGCTGAAGGGCAAGTGTCAGGTGAGGGTGCTCGTTCGCGTATCGCTTCATTCTGGATGGAGGGACCGGCAGCAGCTTATCAGACATGGGCTCAGCTCACTTATAAACTGCTGGTTGCCGAACGGGAGTATGAAGCTACTGGCAGCGAGGAAAAACTAAAAGCCGTCATCAATACCGACTGGGGTTTACCGTATCTACCGCGTTCAGCTACAGAAACTCGCAAGTCAGAAACGCTGATGGCCCGTGCGGAGCATATCCCGCGCAGAACGGTACAGGATGGCGTTCATTTCCTCGTAGCCACTGTTGATGTGCAGGGCGGGCGTAATCGCCGGTTTGTCGTGCAGGTTGTCGGATACGGGGAGAATGGTGAGCGTTGGATCGTCGATCGCTACAACATCCGCCACTCAATGCGGGGCGGGCCTGACGGCGAAAGCCTGCCAATCGACCCGGCAGGATATCCGGAAGACTGGAACCTGCTGCGAACCGATGTGCTCGACAAGAGTTGGCCTATGTCATCCAACCCTGCTGCAACCATGACCGTTATGGCAATGGCCGTGGACTCTGGCGGTGAAGATGGCGTTACGGACAACGCTTATAAATTCTGGCGTCAGTGCAGGCAGGATGGACTGCGAAAGCGGGTTTATCTTTTCAAGGGTGACAGTAGCAGTCGCGCGCAGCTGATCACTAAAAAGTTACCTGACAATACCGGCAGGTCAAACCGACGGGCCGAAGCGCGTGGTGATGTTCCTCTCTATCTTCTTCAGACCAATCAGCTCAAGGACCGGATAAATAACGCACTTCAGCGTGATGTGCCGGGGCCGAATTACGTGCATTTTCCTGACTGGCTGGGCGGGTGGTTCTACGACGAACTGACCTATGAAGAGCGCGGAATCGACGGTAAGTGGCAGAAGCCGGGTAAGGGTGCGAACGAAGCCTTTGACCTGATGGTGTATGCCCATGCTCTTGTCATCCTGCGGGGCTATGAGCGCATTAGCTGGGATACCCCACCAGAATGGGCAAGGCGGGGTGCGTGGGTGGAAGCCGCGCCGCAGGTTGCCGGTGAAGTGTCACTCCCGTTAGCGCCAGCGCCAGATAAGAAGAAACCACAACGTCAGAAAGCATCAGCTGAGGACAACCCGTGGAGCACCTCAGGAGGGTGGGTATGA